One window of the Ictidomys tridecemlineatus isolate mIctTri1 chromosome 11, mIctTri1.hap1, whole genome shotgun sequence genome contains the following:
- the Rbbp4 gene encoding histone-binding protein RBBP4, which produces MADKEAAFDDAVEERVINEEYKIWKKNTPFLYDLVMTHALEWPSLTAQWLPDVTRPEGKDFSIHRLVLGTHTSDEQNHLVIASVQLPNDDAQFDASHYDSEKGEFGGFGSVSGKIEIEIKINHEGEVNRARYMPQNPCIIATKTPSSDVLVFDYTKHPSKPDPSGECNPDLRLRGHQKEGYGLSWNPNLSGHLLSASDDHTICLWDISAVPKEGKVVDAKTIFTGHTAVVEDVSWHLLHESLFGSVADDQKLMIWDTRSNNTSKPSHSVDAHTAEVNCLSFNPYSEFILATGSADKTVALWDLRNLKLKLHSFESHKDEIFQVQWSPHNETILASSGTDRRLNVWDLSKIGEEQSPEDAEDGPPELLFIHGGHTAKISDFSWNPNEPWVICSVSEDNIMQVWQMAENIYNDEDPEGSVDPEGQGS; this is translated from the exons ATGGCCGACAAGGAAG cagCCTTTGACGACGCAGTGGAAGAACGCGTGATCAACGAGGAgtacaaaatatggaaaaagaacaCCCCTTTTCTTTATGATTTGGTGATGACCCATGCTCTGGAGTGGCCCAGCCTAACAGCACAGTGGCTTCCAGATGTAACCAG ACCAGAAGGAAAAGATTTCAGCATTCATCGACTTGTCTTGGGGACACACACATCAGATGAGCAAAACCACCTTGTGATAGCCAGTGTACAGCTCCCTAATGATGATGCTCAATTTGATGCATCACACTACGACAGTGAGAAAGGAG aatttGGAGGTTTTGGCTCAGTTAGTGGGAaaattgaaatagaaatcaagatcAACCATGAAGGTGAAGTAAATAGGGCTCGTTATATGCCCCAGAACCCTTGCATCATTGCAACAAAGACTCCATCCAGTGATGTTCTTGTTTTTGACTATACAAAACATCCTTCTAAACCAG ACCCTTCTGGAGAGTGCAACCCAGACTTACGTCTCCGTGGACATCAGAAGGAAGGATATGGGCTTTCTTGGAACCCAAATCTTAGTGGGCACTTACTTAGTGCTTCAGATGACCAT accATCTGCCTATGGGATATCAGTGCCGTCCCAAAGGAAGGAAAAGTGGTCGATGCGAAGACCATCTTTACAGGGCATACAGCAGTAGTAGAAGATGTTTCCTGGCATCTGCTCCATGAGTCCCTGTTTGGGTCAGTTGCTGATGATCAGAAACTTATGAT TTGGGATACTCGTTCAAACAATACTTCCAAACCAAGCCACTCAGTAGATGCTCACACTGCTGAAGTGAACTGCCTCTCTTTCAATCCTTATAGTGAGTTCATACTTGCCACAGGATCAGCTGATAAG ACTGTTGCCTTGTGGGATCTGAGAAATCTGAAACTTAAATTGCATTCCTTTGAATCACATAAGGATGAAATATTTCAG GTTCAATGGTCACCTCACAATGAGACTATTCTGGCTTCTAGTGGTACTGATCGTAGACTGAATGTCTGGGATTTAAG TAAAATTGGAGAAGAACAATCCCCAGAAGATGCAGAAGATGGCCCACCAGAATTATTG TTTATTCATGGTGGTCACACTGCCAAGATATCTGATTTCTCCTGGAATCCCAATGAACCTTGGGTGATTTGTTCTGTATCAGAAGACAATATCATGCAAGTGTGGCAAATG GCAGAGAACATCTATAATGATGAAGATCCTGAAGGAAGTGTGGATCCTGAAGGACAAGGATCCTAG
- the Sync gene encoding syncoilin isoform X3: MASPELRRGGEGAAQAARETRAESNSPLQEENPESWNESRSYFFVNPEVTLSSEGTVNLEDILYLDDTGDFEETPLYVEETEKPEETLYIEEPRQPEEALYVEELASPEEYVEETVKPDEIQFVEQTAEPAKSPSPGLIVCDGEMVAKEEKCCPEESLRAGLSPSTEDNLSMADLELLEGRFQQCVQAVAQLEEERDQLIHELVLLREPALQEVQQVHQDIQAAYKLHAQAELERDGLREEIRLVKQKLFKVTKECVAYQYQLECRQQDVAQFADFREVLTTRAAQLSEELAQLRDAYQKQKEQLRQQLEAPPNQRDGHFIQESRRLSAQFENLMAENRQGLEEEYEPQLLRLLERKEAGTKALQKTQAEIQEMKEALRPLQAEARQLHLQNRNLEDQITLVRQKRDEEVQQYKEQLEEMEERQRQLRSGVQLQQQKNKEMEQLRISLAEELSTYKGCLEMYGQICNPETKKTY, encoded by the exons aGAAACAAGAGCAGAGTCCAATTCTCCTCTTCAAGAAGAGAATCCTGAATCCTGGAATGAGTCTAGAAGTTACTTCTTTGTGAACCCAGAAGTTACACTATCTTCGGAGGGAACTGTGAACCTAGAAGACATTCTTTACCTTGATGACACAGGAGACTTTGAAGAGACACCACTCTACGTAGAAGAGACAGAGAAGCCAGAGGAGACACTTTATATTGAGGAGCCCAGGCAGCCAGAGGAGGCACTGTATGTGGAAGAGCTTGCAAGTCCAGAAGAATATGTGGAAGAGACTGTGAAGCCAGATGAGATACAGTTTGTGGAGCAGACTGCAGAGCCAGCAAAGAGTCCCAGCCCAGGCCTGATTGTTTGTGATGGAGAGATGGTGGCAAAAGAAGAGAAATGTTGCCCTGAGGAGAGCCTCAGAGCAGGGTTAAGCCCCAGCACAGAGGACAACCTAAGCATGGCAGACCTGGAACTGCTAGAGGGCCGTTTCCAGCAGTGTGTGCAAGCAGTGGCCCAGCTGGAAGAGGAGCGGGATCAGCTCATCCATGAACTTGTGCTGCTCCGGGAACCAGCTCTGCAGGAGGTACAGCAAGTCCATCAGGACATCCAGGCTGCCTACAAGCTGCATGCCCAGGCAGAGCTGGAGAGGGATGGGCTCAGGGAGGAGATCCGGCTGGTCAAACAGAAGTTGTTCAAGGTGACCAAGGAATGTGTGGCCTACCAGTACCAGCTGGAGTGCCGCCagcaggatgtggctcagtttgcTGATTTCCGGGAAGTGCTAACTACTAGGGCAGCCCAGCTCTCGGAGGAACTGGCCCAACTCCGGGATGCCTATCAGAAGCAGAAGGAGCAGTTAAGGCAACAACTAGAAGCACCTCCAAACCAAAGGGATGGGCACTTTATCCAAGAAAGCCGCCGGCTGTCTGCCCAGTTTGAAAATCTCATGGCAGAGAACcgccagggcctggaggaggagtaTGAACCTCAGCTGCTGCGGCTCCTGGAGAGGAAAGAAGCAGGGACCAAAGCTCTACAGAAAACCCAGGCTGAGATCCAGGAGATGAAGGAGGCTCTGAGACCCCTGCAAGCAGAGGCCCGGCAGCTCCACCTGCAAAACAGGAACCTGGAGGACCAgatcacacttgtgaggcaaaaACGAGATGAAGAAGTGCAGCAGTACAAG GAACAGCTGGAGGAAATGGAAGAACGACAGAGGCAGTTAAGAAGTGGAGTGCAACTCCAGCAACAGAAGAACAAAGAGATGGAGCAGCTAAGGATCAGTCTTGCTGAAGAGCTCTCAACTTATAA GGGCTGTTTAGAAATGTATGGCCAAATCTGTaatccagaaacaaaaaaaacttattaG
- the Sync gene encoding syncoilin isoform X2, with amino-acid sequence MASPELRRGGEGAAQAARETRAESNSPLQEENPESWNESRSYFFVNPEVTLSSEGTVNLEDILYLDDTGDFEETPLYVEETEKPEETLYIEEPRQPEEALYVEELASPEEYVEETVKPDEIQFVEQTAEPAKSPSPGLIVCDGEMVAKEEKCCPEESLRAGLSPSTEDNLSMADLELLEGRFQQCVQAVAQLEEERDQLIHELVLLREPALQEVQQVHQDIQAAYKLHAQAELERDGLREEIRLVKQKLFKVTKECVAYQYQLECRQQDVAQFADFREVLTTRAAQLSEELAQLRDAYQKQKEQLRQQLEAPPNQRDGHFIQESRRLSAQFENLMAENRQGLEEEYEPQLLRLLERKEAGTKALQKTQAEIQEMKEALRPLQAEARQLHLQNRNLEDQITLVRQKRDEEVQQYKEQLEEMEERQRQLRSGVQLQQQKNKEMEQLRISLAEELSTYKAMLPKSLEQADAPTSQAGGIETQSQGAV; translated from the exons aGAAACAAGAGCAGAGTCCAATTCTCCTCTTCAAGAAGAGAATCCTGAATCCTGGAATGAGTCTAGAAGTTACTTCTTTGTGAACCCAGAAGTTACACTATCTTCGGAGGGAACTGTGAACCTAGAAGACATTCTTTACCTTGATGACACAGGAGACTTTGAAGAGACACCACTCTACGTAGAAGAGACAGAGAAGCCAGAGGAGACACTTTATATTGAGGAGCCCAGGCAGCCAGAGGAGGCACTGTATGTGGAAGAGCTTGCAAGTCCAGAAGAATATGTGGAAGAGACTGTGAAGCCAGATGAGATACAGTTTGTGGAGCAGACTGCAGAGCCAGCAAAGAGTCCCAGCCCAGGCCTGATTGTTTGTGATGGAGAGATGGTGGCAAAAGAAGAGAAATGTTGCCCTGAGGAGAGCCTCAGAGCAGGGTTAAGCCCCAGCACAGAGGACAACCTAAGCATGGCAGACCTGGAACTGCTAGAGGGCCGTTTCCAGCAGTGTGTGCAAGCAGTGGCCCAGCTGGAAGAGGAGCGGGATCAGCTCATCCATGAACTTGTGCTGCTCCGGGAACCAGCTCTGCAGGAGGTACAGCAAGTCCATCAGGACATCCAGGCTGCCTACAAGCTGCATGCCCAGGCAGAGCTGGAGAGGGATGGGCTCAGGGAGGAGATCCGGCTGGTCAAACAGAAGTTGTTCAAGGTGACCAAGGAATGTGTGGCCTACCAGTACCAGCTGGAGTGCCGCCagcaggatgtggctcagtttgcTGATTTCCGGGAAGTGCTAACTACTAGGGCAGCCCAGCTCTCGGAGGAACTGGCCCAACTCCGGGATGCCTATCAGAAGCAGAAGGAGCAGTTAAGGCAACAACTAGAAGCACCTCCAAACCAAAGGGATGGGCACTTTATCCAAGAAAGCCGCCGGCTGTCTGCCCAGTTTGAAAATCTCATGGCAGAGAACcgccagggcctggaggaggagtaTGAACCTCAGCTGCTGCGGCTCCTGGAGAGGAAAGAAGCAGGGACCAAAGCTCTACAGAAAACCCAGGCTGAGATCCAGGAGATGAAGGAGGCTCTGAGACCCCTGCAAGCAGAGGCCCGGCAGCTCCACCTGCAAAACAGGAACCTGGAGGACCAgatcacacttgtgaggcaaaaACGAGATGAAGAAGTGCAGCAGTACAAG GAACAGCTGGAGGAAATGGAAGAACGACAGAGGCAGTTAAGAAGTGGAGTGCAACTCCAGCAACAGAAGAACAAAGAGATGGAGCAGCTAAGGATCAGTCTTGCTGAAGAGCTCTCAACTTATAA GGCTATGCTTCCCAAGAGCCTGGAACAGGCTGATGCTCCCACTTCTCAGGCAGGTGGAATCGAGACACAGTCTCAAG GGGCTGTTTAG
- the Sync gene encoding syncoilin isoform X1 gives MASPELRRGGEGAAQAARETRAESNSPLQEENPESWNESRSYFFVNPEVTLSSEGTVNLEDILYLDDTGDFEETPLYVEETEKPEETLYIEEPRQPEEALYVEELASPEEYVEETVKPDEIQFVEQTAEPAKSPSPGLIVCDGEMVAKEEKCCPEESLRAGLSPSTEDNLSMADLELLEGRFQQCVQAVAQLEEERDQLIHELVLLREPALQEVQQVHQDIQAAYKLHAQAELERDGLREEIRLVKQKLFKVTKECVAYQYQLECRQQDVAQFADFREVLTTRAAQLSEELAQLRDAYQKQKEQLRQQLEAPPNQRDGHFIQESRRLSAQFENLMAENRQGLEEEYEPQLLRLLERKEAGTKALQKTQAEIQEMKEALRPLQAEARQLHLQNRNLEDQITLVRQKRDEEVQQYKEQLEEMEERQRQLRSGVQLQQQKNKEMEQLRISLAEELSTYKAMLPKSLEQADAPTSQAGGIETQSQGDLCG, from the exons aGAAACAAGAGCAGAGTCCAATTCTCCTCTTCAAGAAGAGAATCCTGAATCCTGGAATGAGTCTAGAAGTTACTTCTTTGTGAACCCAGAAGTTACACTATCTTCGGAGGGAACTGTGAACCTAGAAGACATTCTTTACCTTGATGACACAGGAGACTTTGAAGAGACACCACTCTACGTAGAAGAGACAGAGAAGCCAGAGGAGACACTTTATATTGAGGAGCCCAGGCAGCCAGAGGAGGCACTGTATGTGGAAGAGCTTGCAAGTCCAGAAGAATATGTGGAAGAGACTGTGAAGCCAGATGAGATACAGTTTGTGGAGCAGACTGCAGAGCCAGCAAAGAGTCCCAGCCCAGGCCTGATTGTTTGTGATGGAGAGATGGTGGCAAAAGAAGAGAAATGTTGCCCTGAGGAGAGCCTCAGAGCAGGGTTAAGCCCCAGCACAGAGGACAACCTAAGCATGGCAGACCTGGAACTGCTAGAGGGCCGTTTCCAGCAGTGTGTGCAAGCAGTGGCCCAGCTGGAAGAGGAGCGGGATCAGCTCATCCATGAACTTGTGCTGCTCCGGGAACCAGCTCTGCAGGAGGTACAGCAAGTCCATCAGGACATCCAGGCTGCCTACAAGCTGCATGCCCAGGCAGAGCTGGAGAGGGATGGGCTCAGGGAGGAGATCCGGCTGGTCAAACAGAAGTTGTTCAAGGTGACCAAGGAATGTGTGGCCTACCAGTACCAGCTGGAGTGCCGCCagcaggatgtggctcagtttgcTGATTTCCGGGAAGTGCTAACTACTAGGGCAGCCCAGCTCTCGGAGGAACTGGCCCAACTCCGGGATGCCTATCAGAAGCAGAAGGAGCAGTTAAGGCAACAACTAGAAGCACCTCCAAACCAAAGGGATGGGCACTTTATCCAAGAAAGCCGCCGGCTGTCTGCCCAGTTTGAAAATCTCATGGCAGAGAACcgccagggcctggaggaggagtaTGAACCTCAGCTGCTGCGGCTCCTGGAGAGGAAAGAAGCAGGGACCAAAGCTCTACAGAAAACCCAGGCTGAGATCCAGGAGATGAAGGAGGCTCTGAGACCCCTGCAAGCAGAGGCCCGGCAGCTCCACCTGCAAAACAGGAACCTGGAGGACCAgatcacacttgtgaggcaaaaACGAGATGAAGAAGTGCAGCAGTACAAG GAACAGCTGGAGGAAATGGAAGAACGACAGAGGCAGTTAAGAAGTGGAGTGCAACTCCAGCAACAGAAGAACAAAGAGATGGAGCAGCTAAGGATCAGTCTTGCTGAAGAGCTCTCAACTTATAA GGCTATGCTTCCCAAGAGCCTGGAACAGGCTGATGCTCCCACTTCTCAGGCAGGTGGAATCGAGACACAGTCTCAAGGTGATCTTTGTGGGTAA